One region of Lytechinus pictus isolate F3 Inbred chromosome 8, Lp3.0, whole genome shotgun sequence genomic DNA includes:
- the LOC129266989 gene encoding coiled-coil domain-containing protein 153-like, protein MPPKKKGKGKKGKKKGKKKNDGELTIEDKYKKTMLEIDALKDHLANRKEIARRSQAQSEEWKGRMKDAEGDVEQQKSDQKDVMADMTRQYKTKQTEMDAHVRRLEVELQKVTSSLTKTTEELKATTAEKERITKEKNETIGELEEKIKTMEYSYENMLEEAMDNMVEKLNDAKIRWMDESKTIHMQHKQKLLEFGLNPLDI, encoded by the exons ATGCCtccaaagaagaaaggaaagggaaagaagggcaagaagaaagggaagaagaagaatg ATGGAGAGTTGACCATTGAGGATAAATACAAGAAGACAATGCTTGAGATAGATGCCTTGAAAGATCATTTAG CGAATAGGAAGGAGATTGCTCGCCGCTCCCAGGCCCAGTCAGAAGAATGGAAGGGACGCATGAAGGATGCAGAAGGAGACGTGGAGCAGCAAAAATCGGACCAAAAAGATGTCATGGCTG aCATGACTCGTCAGTACAAGacaaaacaaactgaaatggatgCTCATGTAAGGAGATTAGAAGTGGAGCTGCAGAAGGTCACAAGTTCATTAA CAAAAACCACAGAAGAACTGAAGGCAACAACGGCAGAGAAAGAAAGGATAACCAAAGAGAAAAATGAGACGATTGGAGAGTTGGAGGAGAAGATCAAGACAATGGAATATTCCTATGAAAATATGCTGGAG GAAGCCATGGACAATATGGTCGAAAAGCTCAACGATGCCAAGATACGCTGGATGGATGAATCCAAGACTATTCACATGCAACACAAACAAAAACTATTAGAGTTTGGTTTGAATCCATTAGATATATGA